From one Candidatus Methylomirabilota bacterium genomic stretch:
- a CDS encoding KH domain-containing protein yields the protein MRELIELIAKALVDEPDAVRVNEVEGEKITVIELRVAPGDLGKVIGKQGRNARAIRTLLNATATKLGKRALLEILE from the coding sequence ATGAGGGAGTTGATCGAGCTCATCGCGAAGGCGCTCGTGGACGAGCCGGACGCGGTGCGGGTCAACGAGGTCGAGGGTGAGAAGATCACCGTGATCGAGCTGCGGGTCGCCCCGGGGGACCTCGGAAAGGTGATCGGCAAGCAGGGCCGGAACGCGCGGGCGATCCGGACGTTGCTGAACGCGACGGCCACCAAGCTCGGGAAGCGGGCCCTCCTGGAAATCCTCGAGTAA
- the rimM gene encoding ribosome maturation factor RimM (Essential for efficient processing of 16S rRNA) — MVDGETLIAVGRVVRPQGRRGEVRLQPLTDEPGRLQELHECYLVPPEAGERRRVEAVWFQGGVPVLKLQGVDDLGAAEALAGRLVTIPRGVVRPLPPDRFYCFDLVGCTVRTPEGRELGVLSDVVAGAAHDFWVVRDGERECLIPAVTAIVERVDLPGRVVVVRPPEGLLELD, encoded by the coding sequence GTGGTCGACGGAGAGACGCTCATCGCGGTGGGCCGGGTGGTCCGGCCCCAGGGCCGACGGGGAGAGGTGCGGCTCCAGCCTTTGACCGACGAACCCGGGCGGCTCCAGGAGCTCCACGAATGCTACCTCGTGCCCCCGGAGGCCGGGGAGCGACGCCGCGTCGAGGCGGTCTGGTTTCAGGGCGGGGTGCCGGTGCTCAAGCTCCAGGGGGTGGACGACCTCGGTGCGGCCGAGGCGCTGGCCGGTCGACTGGTCACCATCCCGCGCGGCGTGGTCCGTCCCTTGCCGCCCGACCGCTTTTACTGCTTCGATCTCGTCGGATGCACGGTGCGGACGCCGGAGGGGCGGGAGCTCGGGGTGCTGAGCGACGTCGTCGCCGGCGCGGCGCACGACTTCTGGGTGGTTCGGGACGGGGAGCGGGAGTGCCTGATCCCGGCCGTGACCGCCATCGTCGAGCGCGTGGACCTACCCGGCCGGGTCGTCGTCGTGCGTCCGCCCGAGGGGCTGCTCGAGCTGGACTGA
- the trmD gene encoding tRNA (guanosine(37)-N1)-methyltransferase TrmD, whose amino-acid sequence MRIDVLTLFPEMFAGPLTESMLRLAQDKGLVDIRIVDIRQYTEGRHRVADDYPFGGGGGMVLKPEPLFRAVEALQQGSETRVILLCPQGETFRQATAARLAAVPHLILLCGHYEGVDERVRTHLAQEELSIGDYVLTGGELPALVVMDAVVRLLPGVLGDPAGPARDSFATGRLDFPQYTRPAEFRGLGVPEVLLSGDHERIARWRRQEALRRTAVRRPDLLQAVPPSDEERRWLAELETARRLAEPGDENL is encoded by the coding sequence ATGCGGATCGACGTCCTGACGCTCTTTCCGGAGATGTTCGCGGGGCCGCTCACCGAATCGATGCTCCGGCTCGCGCAGGACAAGGGTCTCGTCGACATCCGGATCGTCGACATCCGGCAGTACACGGAGGGGCGTCATCGCGTCGCCGACGACTACCCCTTCGGAGGCGGCGGCGGGATGGTCCTGAAGCCCGAGCCGCTGTTCCGGGCGGTCGAGGCCCTGCAGCAGGGGTCCGAGACGCGAGTCATCCTTCTGTGCCCGCAGGGTGAGACGTTCCGGCAGGCCACGGCGGCGCGGCTCGCGGCGGTCCCGCACCTGATCCTGCTCTGCGGGCACTACGAGGGCGTGGATGAGCGCGTGCGCACGCACCTTGCCCAGGAGGAGCTCTCCATCGGCGACTACGTCCTGACCGGAGGGGAGCTGCCGGCGCTGGTGGTGATGGACGCGGTGGTCCGCCTGCTGCCGGGCGTGCTGGGCGATCCCGCCGGCCCGGCTCGAGATTCGTTCGCCACGGGACGTCTCGACTTCCCGCAATACACGCGGCCCGCCGAGTTTCGCGGCCTCGGGGTGCCCGAGGTCCTGCTCTCGGGTGACCACGAGCGGATCGCCCGCTGGCGGCGCCAGGAAGCGCTGAGGCGTACCGCCGTGCGGCGGCCCGATCTCTTGCAGGCGGTCCCTCCGTCCGACGAGGAGAGAAGATGGCTCGCCGAGCTCGAGACGGCGCGGCGCCTGGCCGAGCCCGGCGACGAGAACCTCTAA